Below is a genomic region from Candidatus Rokuibacteriota bacterium.
AGCTGTCGTCCGGGGGCTCCATGGCGATTCCGAAAGTGATGGGTATCGAGACCGAGTACGGGATCACGGTCAAGAACCAGCCCGACTTCAACCCGATCCTCTCGTCGCTCCTGCTCATC
It encodes:
- a CDS encoding proteasome accessory factor PafA2 family protein, coding for MAIPKVMGIETEYGITVKNQPDFNPILSSLLLINSYETYRSSRIRWDYEAESPLRDARGFEYMEEK